A single region of the Deferribacterota bacterium genome encodes:
- a CDS encoding 2-oxoacid:acceptor oxidoreductase subunit alpha, with the protein DIFSKKFDLNIKKDENIADMLLLSGNDGVSLGSIYGGCNYLTFYPMSPATYMANFFINNMKEFNIVVEQFEDEISVINSAIGASYGGARSAVTTSGGGFALMEEAISLSGMAEIPIVIHLAQRPAPATGLPTRTAQADFDLALYSGHGEFPRIIYAPGSTEEALYLSSKAFNMSQKYQIPVFILTDQYLIDTYYIVDKKDIQFEEPVNYYEKADKDYKRYKLTEDGVSPLAIPGEGDGLVICNGNEHDEYGDTTEELYYSQKMQEKRNKKLEKIEEEAVKPTFIGSKDYDVLIYCWGSTFEIVKEALDVIDDKRIACLHYSQVYPVEKTSLEYFKKAKYIVGIEQNYYGQFGNYLESRMHKKTDKKILKYNGRVFYLEEIVEGIKKFMGEIYGN; encoded by the coding sequence AGGATATTTTTAGTAAAAAATTTGATTTAAATATAAAAAAGGATGAAAATATTGCAGATATGTTATTATTAAGTGGTAATGATGGCGTATCATTGGGTTCTATCTATGGAGGCTGCAATTATCTCACCTTTTACCCAATGAGCCCTGCTACATATATGGCAAATTTTTTTATAAATAATATGAAAGAATTTAATATTGTAGTAGAACAGTTTGAAGATGAGATCTCTGTTATAAATTCAGCAATCGGCGCTTCCTATGGTGGTGCTAGGTCAGCAGTAACTACATCTGGTGGTGGCTTTGCTTTAATGGAGGAAGCTATTAGTTTAAGTGGTATGGCTGAAATACCTATAGTTATACATTTAGCTCAAAGACCTGCACCTGCTACAGGACTACCAACAAGGACTGCTCAAGCAGACTTTGATTTGGCTCTTTACAGTGGCCATGGAGAATTTCCACGCATAATTTATGCGCCTGGCTCTACAGAGGAGGCTCTATATTTATCATCTAAGGCGTTTAATATGTCTCAAAAGTATCAAATACCGGTATTTATCCTAACTGATCAATATTTGATAGATACATATTATATAGTTGATAAAAAAGATATACAATTTGAAGAGCCAGTAAATTATTATGAAAAAGCTGATAAAGATTATAAGAGATATAAATTAACTGAAGATGGGGTTTCACCACTAGCAATACCAGGAGAAGGCGATGGTCTGGTTATTTGTAATGGCAATGAGCATGATGAGTATGGGGATACAACAGAAGAGTTATATTATAGTCAAAAAATGCAGGAAAAAAGGAATAAAAAGTTAGAAAAAATAGAAGAAGAAGCTGTTAAACCAACATTTATAGGAAGCAAAGATTACGATGTGCTTATTTATTGTTGGGGCTCTACTTTTGAGATTGTGAAAGAAGCTTTAGATGTAATAGATGACAAGAGAATTGCATGTCTTCATTATAGCCAAGTTTATCCTGTTGAAAAAACTTCCTTAGAATACTTTAAGAAAGCAAAATATATCGTTGGCATTGAACAAAATTATTATGGTCAGTTTGGAAATTATCTTGAAAGTAGGATGCATAAAAAGACTGATAAAAAAATATTGAAATACAACGGAAGGGTTTTTTATTTAGAAGAAATAGTAGAGGGGATTAAAAAATTTATGGGGGAAATATATGGCAACTAA
- a CDS encoding thiamine pyrophosphate-dependent enzyme gives MATKLFQNDRPHTKDISWCPGCGNFQIRLALIDVLEELNFKPKNTVIITGIGQAAKMVHYLNANGFHTLHGRALPVGTGLKLANPNLNVIVIGGDGDMYAEGMGHFIHAIRRNVNITVLIHNNQIYGLTKGQTSPTSLLGMKTSSNPEGVIEAPINPLALAISLDCSFVARTFIGYKDETKNILKEAITHKGFSMVDIFQQCVTFNKLNTYKWYKENTKFLGDINKEDRLEAYKYALSEDPFYVGIFYKKDKKPLDEQIECYKKTKLPLYKRNFDKSKLEKFIDNNFKI, from the coding sequence ATGGCAACTAAATTATTTCAAAATGATAGGCCTCATACAAAGGATATTTCATGGTGCCCTGGCTGTGGAAATTTCCAGATTAGGCTGGCACTAATAGATGTATTAGAAGAGCTAAATTTTAAACCCAAAAATACTGTGATAATTACTGGTATTGGACAAGCTGCAAAAATGGTGCACTATTTAAATGCTAACGGATTTCATACGCTACACGGCAGAGCACTCCCTGTGGGAACAGGTCTTAAGCTAGCGAACCCTAACTTGAATGTGATTGTAATAGGCGGCGATGGTGATATGTATGCTGAGGGGATGGGTCATTTTATACATGCCATAAGAAGGAATGTAAATATAACTGTTTTAATACATAATAATCAAATCTATGGACTAACAAAGGGGCAAACCTCTCCTACCTCATTATTAGGAATGAAAACCTCTAGTAATCCTGAGGGTGTTATTGAAGCTCCTATAAACCCTTTAGCACTTGCTATATCCCTTGATTGCTCTTTTGTAGCTAGAACCTTTATTGGATATAAAGATGAAACAAAAAATATCTTAAAAGAGGCTATAACACATAAAGGTTTTTCAATGGTAGATATATTCCAACAATGCGTTACTTTTAATAAGCTAAATACATATAAATGGTATAAAGAAAATACTAAATTTTTAGGCGATATAAACAAAGAAGATAGGCTAGAGGCATATAAATATGCATTGTCTGAGGATCCCTTTTATGTTGGAATATTCTACAAGAAAGATAAGAAACCCTTAGATGAGCAAATTGAATGCTATAAAAAAACAAAATTGCCTCTTTACAAAAGGAATTTTGATAAAAGTAAATTAGAGAAGTTTATAGATAATAATTTTAAGATTTAG
- a CDS encoding cation diffusion facilitator family transporter, whose amino-acid sequence MEKDNVNNNSSNNIRFSFIVNLIFAIIEISGGIYANSLIILTNGIHDLGDSLSLSISWYLEKKSEKPPNNKFTYGFKRYSIIGAFINASILIGATFYIIIESVNRFFTDFRLDYKSILIFGILGFIFNGVAVLRLLRTKSFNEKMALYHLLDDLLGWSAAILIGLILKINSNLNFLDPLFSIIISIYILSKVLRNMKEVFDVFLQSAPKDINIYNIKEDILKIKNVKDIHDIHTWSLDGNYNILSLHITVEKNFNLAYSNELKQKIRDVLNDHNINHSTIEFCKEDEHCDYKKCLVTKS is encoded by the coding sequence ATGGAAAAAGATAATGTAAATAATAACTCATCTAATAATATAAGATTTTCTTTTATTGTTAATTTAATTTTTGCAATTATTGAAATTTCTGGTGGTATATATGCCAATAGCTTGATAATATTAACAAACGGCATACATGATTTAGGCGATAGTCTAAGCTTGAGTATATCCTGGTATTTAGAAAAAAAATCAGAAAAACCGCCTAATAATAAATTTACCTACGGGTTTAAAAGATATTCGATAATAGGTGCATTTATTAATGCATCTATTTTAATTGGGGCAACATTTTATATAATAATCGAATCAGTTAATAGGTTTTTTACTGACTTTAGATTAGATTATAAATCTATTTTAATATTTGGTATTTTAGGATTTATTTTCAATGGCGTTGCTGTTCTGAGGCTGTTACGCACTAAATCTTTCAACGAAAAGATGGCTTTATATCACCTATTAGATGATCTATTAGGTTGGAGTGCTGCTATATTAATAGGTTTAATTTTAAAAATAAATAGCAATCTAAATTTTTTAGACCCCCTCTTCTCAATTATAATCTCTATATATATCCTTTCAAAGGTCCTTAGGAATATGAAAGAGGTATTTGATGTATTCTTACAATCAGCCCCTAAAGATATCAACATTTATAATATAAAAGAGGATATCCTAAAAATTAAGAACGTTAAAGATATACACGATATACACACCTGGAGTCTAGATGGTAATTATAATATTCTTTCTCTTCATATTACAGTAGAAAAAAATTTTAATTTAGCATATTCCAATGAACTGAAACAAAAGATTAGAGATGTTCTAAATGATCACAATATAAATCACTCAACCATAGAATTTTGCAAAGAAGATGAACACTGTGATTATAAAAAATGTTTAGTAACTAAATCTTAA
- a CDS encoding carboxymuconolactone decarboxylase family protein yields MMDEKEFMQNITELAVKSEDIRSFIQQNQNSFKSNNLDTKTKELIALGCAIVSRCEYCIRAHLRNLIENGVTEGEIIDTLNVATTMAGGPGLAYSTLTYKLYKEMKK; encoded by the coding sequence ATGATGGATGAAAAAGAGTTTATGCAAAACATCACTGAATTAGCTGTTAAATCTGAAGATATTAGAAGCTTTATACAGCAAAATCAAAATTCCTTTAAAAGTAATAATCTAGATACTAAAACAAAAGAGTTAATAGCCTTAGGTTGTGCTATAGTTAGTAGATGTGAATATTGTATTAGGGCACATCTTAGAAATCTAATTGAAAATGGGGTTACTGAAGGAGAAATAATTGATACGTTAAATGTGGCCACTACTATGGCAGGTGGACCAGGCTTGGCATATTCTACACTTACCTATAAATTATATAAAGAAATGAAAAAATAA
- a CDS encoding (Fe-S)-binding protein: MKDIEELVSLVKSLEDDLIRCMKCGFCQSVCPLYTLTFNETDYSRGKIATLEGLANKIITETKTISKKLDRCVTCGSCEAYCPSGVNTLDIFLKARIILAEYNGLSPYKKIILRKILSNPNSFNRFLNISSKIQDLFVRDANLLLDTSCIKYLPLLKDRHIKKINKTPFHELVKKQSIQNRDNQKIKAIFFYGCVIDWLLPSIGHTTVEVLEKYNIDLYIPEYLICCGIPALSSGDIETFTKLLKEQIKQLENQEFNYVITSCATCSYTIKKLWPKFSYRLNNNERAFINNFATKTIDISDFLVNVLNINSYENIDNKEYTVTYHDPCHLKKSLGVSTEPRRIIELAGYSLKEMNEADWCCGSGGTFNLQHYDLSTNIAKRKLNNIDLVNTDIVATSCPACILQIIDLASQYKKSYKIKHVVELLK, translated from the coding sequence ATGAAAGATATAGAAGAATTAGTCTCCTTGGTTAAATCCTTAGAGGATGATTTAATTAGATGTATGAAATGTGGTTTTTGTCAAAGTGTATGTCCGTTATATACATTGACATTTAATGAAACAGATTATTCTAGGGGTAAAATTGCTACCTTAGAGGGCTTAGCCAATAAAATCATAACTGAAACAAAAACAATATCCAAAAAATTAGATAGATGTGTTACCTGTGGTAGTTGTGAAGCTTATTGCCCAAGTGGAGTAAATACATTAGATATATTTTTAAAAGCAAGGATAATTCTAGCTGAATATAATGGACTAAGCCCATATAAAAAAATTATACTTAGAAAAATATTATCAAATCCTAATAGTTTTAACAGATTTCTAAATATTAGTAGTAAGATACAAGACTTATTTGTAAGAGATGCAAACCTTTTGTTGGACACTTCATGTATAAAATATTTGCCCCTGTTAAAAGACAGGCATATAAAAAAAATAAACAAAACTCCTTTCCATGAATTAGTTAAAAAACAATCTATCCAAAATAGGGATAATCAAAAAATTAAGGCCATCTTTTTTTATGGCTGTGTTATTGATTGGCTGCTTCCCTCTATTGGACATACAACAGTTGAGGTGTTAGAGAAGTATAATATAGATTTATATATCCCAGAATACCTTATTTGTTGTGGTATACCAGCTTTAAGCAGTGGTGATATTGAAACTTTTACAAAATTATTAAAAGAACAAATTAAGCAACTAGAAAATCAAGAATTTAATTATGTAATTACCTCTTGTGCTACTTGCAGCTATACAATAAAAAAGCTGTGGCCAAAGTTTTCATACAGACTCAATAATAATGAAAGAGCTTTCATAAATAACTTTGCTACAAAAACCATAGATATTAGTGATTTTCTTGTAAATGTATTAAATATAAATAGTTATGAAAATATAGATAATAAAGAATATACTGTAACATACCATGACCCCTGTCATCTTAAAAAATCTCTTGGTGTATCAACTGAACCAAGAAGAATAATAGAGCTAGCAGGCTATTCATTAAAAGAAATGAACGAAGCTGATTGGTGTTGTGGCTCAGGAGGTACTTTTAACTTACAACACTACGATCTATCAACTAACATTGCAAAGCGTAAATTAAATAATATAGATCTTGTAAACACAGATATTGTTGCCACATCATGCCCTGCATGTATATTACAAATTATAGATCTTGCATCACAATATAAAAAAAGTTATAAAATAAAACATGTTGTAGAGCTATTAAAATAA
- a CDS encoding FAD-linked oxidase C-terminal domain-containing protein gives MISKSLIKELSKSIGKNNILTDPVDLYSYSYDAAVENPSMPQIILKPENTNNIGKIISLLNEDGIPTIIRGAGTNLSGGTIPINNGAVILTNKLNQILEINKDDMYAVVEPGVVTANLSKTLEKYDLFYPPDPASQNVSTLGGNVAENAGGLRGLKYGVTKDYVMGLEFYDTGGNLIKSGSKTVKCATGLNLSSLMVGSEGTLGIITKIILKLLPKPAFSKTMMVVYKDIIKASETVSEIIANKILPATLEFLDNFTIKAVEKYAKIGLPTNAATILLIEVDGFYEEAVKKDFDKIIKICEKKDGEVRIANNLKDKNRLWDARRVALSALSMLSPTVILEDATVKRSRIPDMIKIINEISKKYDILIGTFGHAGDGNLHPTILTDKRKKEEMERVYKAIEELFLKTIELEGTLSGEHGIGFSKSKYFKYEAGESTIEFSNRLKQTFDPKNILNPDKFLKIV, from the coding sequence ATGATTAGCAAAAGTTTAATTAAAGAGCTATCAAAATCGATAGGTAAAAACAATATTTTAACAGATCCAGTTGATCTATATAGCTACTCTTATGATGCAGCTGTTGAGAATCCTTCTATGCCTCAAATTATTTTAAAACCAGAAAATACTAATAACATAGGTAAAATTATAAGCTTATTAAATGAAGATGGGATACCAACAATAATAAGGGGGGCTGGAACTAATCTAAGTGGCGGTACAATACCAATAAATAATGGAGCTGTAATACTTACAAACAAGCTAAACCAAATACTTGAAATAAATAAGGATGATATGTATGCCGTTGTTGAACCTGGTGTTGTAACAGCCAATCTATCAAAAACATTGGAAAAATACGATTTATTCTACCCACCTGATCCAGCAAGCCAAAATGTTTCAACATTAGGAGGTAACGTTGCAGAAAATGCTGGTGGATTAAGGGGTTTAAAATATGGTGTCACTAAGGACTATGTCATGGGGCTAGAATTCTATGATACAGGAGGCAACCTTATAAAAAGTGGCTCAAAAACAGTTAAGTGCGCAACAGGCCTTAATCTGTCATCATTAATGGTTGGCTCTGAAGGGACGCTTGGAATTATAACTAAAATAATACTAAAGCTTTTACCAAAACCTGCATTTTCCAAAACAATGATGGTTGTATATAAAGATATTATAAAAGCTTCTGAAACTGTCTCTGAAATAATAGCAAATAAAATTTTACCTGCTACCTTAGAATTTCTTGATAATTTCACAATTAAAGCTGTTGAAAAATATGCAAAAATTGGTCTTCCAACAAATGCTGCAACAATATTGTTAATTGAGGTTGATGGTTTCTATGAAGAAGCTGTAAAGAAAGATTTTGATAAAATAATAAAAATATGTGAAAAGAAAGATGGGGAAGTAAGAATAGCAAATAATTTAAAAGATAAAAACAGATTATGGGATGCTAGACGCGTTGCCCTATCTGCACTCTCAATGTTAAGCCCAACAGTTATATTAGAAGATGCAACTGTAAAAAGAAGTAGAATTCCCGATATGATTAAAATAATTAATGAGATATCAAAGAAATATGATATCTTAATTGGAACATTTGGCCATGCTGGAGATGGCAATCTACACCCTACAATTCTTACAGATAAAAGAAAAAAAGAAGAAATGGAGAGGGTTTATAAGGCTATAGAAGAGTTATTTTTAAAAACTATTGAATTAGAAGGTACCCTCTCAGGAGAACACGGTATTGGTTTCTCAAAATCAAAATATTTCAAATATGAGGCTGGTGAAAGCACTATTGAGTTTTCTAATAGATTAAAACAGACGTTTGATCCAAAGAATATATTAAATCCAGATAAGTTTTTAAAGATAGTTTAA
- a CDS encoding DUF362 domain-containing protein, producing the protein MSTITRRRFLALSIKSIVISKFFISNVYPLNNGGIHSNGIKSNVVMLEGQGCINHIDRGINSIGGLTKFINKGDTVAIKPNMSFAKGPEFAVNTNPEVVGKVVKLLFAAGADKVYVIDNTLADMRMAYQISGIAKKAVESGAEVVFPLSRYFEEAQINGKFIKKWEIFRFFLEADKIINMPVAKHHGSALLTSAMKNWIGAIGGQRNKVHQKLDTSIYELASFFKPTLNIVDCTRILTKNGPSGGSLNDVRVLNKILISTDQVAVDTIAADLLGFNCSNIDYLRIGHNNKLGTMYKKDISLLKLNA; encoded by the coding sequence ATGTCAACAATAACAAGGAGAAGGTTTTTAGCCTTATCAATAAAAAGTATTGTTATATCCAAATTTTTCATCTCTAATGTATATCCTTTAAATAATGGTGGCATACATAGTAATGGCATAAAATCTAATGTTGTAATGTTAGAAGGGCAGGGTTGTATTAATCATATAGATCGTGGAATAAACTCTATTGGAGGACTAACTAAATTCATAAATAAAGGAGATACAGTAGCTATTAAACCAAATATGTCTTTTGCAAAAGGCCCTGAATTTGCAGTAAATACAAACCCTGAGGTGGTTGGCAAGGTTGTAAAATTGTTATTTGCTGCAGGGGCTGATAAAGTTTATGTTATTGATAACACCTTAGCTGATATGAGAATGGCTTATCAAATTAGTGGTATAGCAAAAAAAGCAGTAGAATCAGGGGCTGAGGTAGTATTTCCATTAAGTAGATATTTTGAAGAAGCTCAAATAAATGGAAAATTTATTAAAAAGTGGGAGATCTTTAGATTTTTCCTAGAAGCAGATAAAATAATTAACATGCCTGTTGCCAAACACCACGGGAGTGCTCTATTAACGTCGGCTATGAAAAATTGGATTGGTGCAATTGGTGGCCAGAGGAATAAGGTGCACCAAAAGCTAGATACATCTATTTATGAATTAGCTTCTTTTTTTAAGCCAACGCTAAATATAGTTGATTGTACAAGGATTTTAACAAAAAATGGTCCATCCGGTGGTAGTCTAAATGATGTAAGGGTGCTAAATAAAATATTAATATCAACAGACCAGGTAGCAGTTGATACTATAGCAGCTGATTTGTTGGGTTTTAACTGTAGCAATATAGATTATCTGAGAATTGGCCATAATAATAAACTTGGAACAATGTATAAAAAAGATATATCTCTCTTGAAATTAAATGCATAA
- a CDS encoding 4Fe-4S binding protein: protein MHKYSLYVNIRRLSQLTFLILFFYLAIETTINIDLFYSSPQLDKNIKYFLAFDPLVALIVIITTGTISAVFIYSFFLFVLTIIFGRFFCGFICPFGTLHHFFSYIGSKFIIKPKYINYKYSKWQNLKYYILFSLIILAIFKINLIGIFDPLTFLLRSSVSFIIPFIQSAINYFGKLLILLGMSDFGRYLESDIAFAVFGKENIFFGQTFLIGIILITLFIIDLFVYRFYCRFICPLGAFLAIISSKSLLNIKQKEGCIACYKCDRSCFASSNPSSSDNFKKSECMLLGNCLKECPVNVMGFDFLSTRKSSVDVNKRYLLSTACLTIISTSLFRYSFNRERINPKLIRPPGALAELDFLARCLRCSACIKVCPQNFLQPSLIEGRLEALWTPIGSGRLGYCEYNCKLCSEVCPTGAIKQITLEEKKKISIGTAFIDKNRCLPYAFDTECAVCEEMCPVSPKAIYFKEEQIVTRDNTEKIIKRPVVDPDKCTGCAICEFKCPIVDKPAIYITSIGEDRSKYNQFLF from the coding sequence ATGCATAAATATAGTCTCTATGTAAATATTAGAAGACTATCACAGCTAACTTTTTTAATCCTTTTCTTTTATTTAGCTATTGAAACTACAATAAATATTGATTTATTTTACAGCTCTCCACAATTAGATAAAAATATAAAATATTTTTTAGCTTTTGATCCTTTAGTTGCACTAATAGTTATTATAACAACAGGTACTATTTCAGCTGTATTTATCTATTCTTTTTTTCTATTTGTATTGACTATTATTTTTGGTAGGTTCTTTTGTGGTTTTATTTGCCCCTTTGGTACTCTACATCACTTTTTTTCATATATTGGCAGTAAATTTATAATAAAGCCTAAATATATTAATTATAAGTACAGTAAATGGCAAAATCTAAAATATTATATTTTATTTTCGCTTATTATTTTGGCTATTTTTAAAATAAATTTGATTGGTATTTTTGATCCCTTAACTTTTTTACTTAGAAGTTCAGTTTCTTTTATTATTCCATTTATTCAATCAGCTATTAATTATTTTGGCAAGTTACTGATATTGCTAGGGATGAGTGATTTTGGAAGGTATTTAGAAAGTGATATAGCTTTTGCTGTTTTTGGTAAAGAAAACATTTTTTTTGGGCAAACCTTTCTCATTGGCATAATTCTCATTACTCTGTTTATTATAGATCTTTTTGTATACAGATTTTATTGTAGATTTATTTGCCCATTAGGCGCTTTCTTAGCTATAATATCATCAAAATCCTTGTTAAATATAAAGCAAAAAGAGGGTTGCATTGCTTGTTATAAATGTGATAGAAGTTGTTTTGCCTCAAGCAATCCATCAAGTAGTGATAATTTTAAAAAATCAGAATGTATGCTACTTGGAAATTGTCTAAAAGAATGTCCCGTTAATGTTATGGGTTTTGATTTTTTATCAACTAGGAAAAGTAGCGTTGATGTTAATAAAAGATATCTTTTATCTACCGCTTGCCTGACAATTATATCCACATCCCTTTTTAGATATTCTTTTAATAGAGAAAGGATAAATCCTAAACTTATAAGACCCCCAGGTGCACTTGCAGAGTTAGACTTTTTGGCAAGGTGCTTAAGGTGTTCAGCATGTATAAAGGTATGTCCTCAAAATTTCTTACAGCCTTCTCTAATAGAGGGGAGATTAGAGGCTTTGTGGACTCCTATTGGTAGTGGGAGATTGGGCTATTGTGAGTATAACTGTAAATTGTGCTCTGAGGTATGTCCTACAGGTGCTATAAAGCAAATCACCCTTGAAGAGAAAAAGAAGATATCAATAGGAACAGCTTTTATAGATAAAAATAGGTGTTTACCCTATGCCTTTGATACTGAATGTGCAGTTTGCGAAGAAATGTGTCCAGTTTCACCTAAGGCAATATATTTTAAAGAGGAGCAGATTGTAACTAGGGATAATACAGAAAAGATAATAAAAAGACCTGTAGTTGACCCTGATAAGTGCACAGGTTGCGCCATATGCGAATTTAAATGTCCTATTGTTGACAAACCAGCAATCTATATAACTTCAATTGGCGAAGATAGATCAAAATATAACCAGTTTTTGTTTTAA